The proteins below are encoded in one region of Dioscorea cayenensis subsp. rotundata cultivar TDr96_F1 chromosome 18, TDr96_F1_v2_PseudoChromosome.rev07_lg8_w22 25.fasta, whole genome shotgun sequence:
- the LOC120281832 gene encoding protein FATTY ACID EXPORT 2, chloroplastic-like: protein MGGGMSMSQKLTLGYAALVGVGGIMGYIKSGSQKSLAAGGLSALLLYYVHTQLPIRPAFASALGLGLSAALLAVMGSRFRKSGKIFPAGVVSLVSFVMVGGYLHGILRGLHA, encoded by the exons ATGGGAGGTGGGATGTCCATGTCTCAGAAGCTCACTCTCGGCTATGCCGCCCTTGTCGGAG TCGGTGGGATTATGGGATACATCAAAAGTGGCAGCCAGAAGTCATTAGCTGCTGGAGGATTGTCTGCCCTTCTACTGTATTATGTTCACACTCAACTTCCTATAAGGCCAGCTTTTGCATCAGCTTTGGGTTTAG GTTTATCTGCTGCACTTCTAGCAGTTATGGGTTCTCGCTTTAGGAAGTCTGGGAAGATATTTCCAGCAGGTGTCGTGTCTCTAGTGTCTTTTGTAATGGTCGGTGGTTACTTGCATGGAATTCTTCGAGGTCTCCATGCCTAA
- the LOC120282975 gene encoding uncharacterized protein LOC120282975 — translation MRCLLVSSKADILVNGSPSGYVRYRRGLRQGDPLSPLLFVQVTDVLGTMFSHALHSGVLIGVPLGSHGMSGLQTNFSKTCLFSSRSDSLPNHAEALTLNCAVDCLPVTYLGIPISRRRPRKQDWDILIAKVRDRLSSWKARQLSAGGRLILLNSVLSAIPMYWMSIYLSVSKLGRQGG, via the exons ATGCGTTGTCTCCTCGTCTCCTCCAAGGCTGATATTCTGGTTAATGGTTCGCCGAGTGGCTATGTGCGGTACCGTCGTGGCTTGAGACAGGGGGaccccctttcccctttgctCTTTGTCCAGGTGACGGATGTGCTGGGGACGATGTTTTCTCATGCATTACACTCTGGTGTGCTAATTGGGGTCCCACTGGGCAGCCACG GAATGTCTGGTCTGCAAACCAATTTCTCGAAAACGTGCCTTTTTTCCTCTCGTTCTGATAGCCTCCCGAACCATGCTGAGGCCCTGACCCTGAACTGCGCTGTTGATTGTCTTCCGGTCACCTATCTGGGTATTCCTATCTCGAGAAGAAGGCCAAGGAAGCAAGACTGGGATATTCTTATTGCTAAGGTCAGGGATCGATTGTCGTCCTGGAAAGCTCGACAATTATCTGCGGGGGGTAGGCTTATCCTGCTGAACTCAGTGTTATCTGCTATCCCGATGTACTGGATGTCTATATATCTTTCGGTTTCCAAGTTGGGTCGTCAAGGAGGTTGA
- the LOC120283040 gene encoding tropinone reductase homolog At5g06060-like isoform X1, translating to MEGLFSRWSLKGKTALVTGGTKGIGKAVVEELATLGALVHTCSRNETELKAILQVWTDKGLHVTGSVCDVTSRAQREKLIADVSSNFTGKLDILVSNAGTGVPKPTVEFTEEEAAFIWTTNYGSCFNICQLAHPLLKASGCASIVIVSSVAGIVASPLGTPYSSTKGALNQLARNLACEWAKDNIRANSVTPSFTKTPLVQSMLENEEVVKYIQERTPLMRVAEPEEVSGLVAFLCMPTASYITGQTISVDGGVTINGFFNMHKD from the exons ATGGAAGGTTTATTCAGCAGATGGTCTCTGAAGGGGAAGACAGCTCTGGTGACAGGAGGAACAAAAGGGATAGG GAAGGCAGTGGTTGAGGAATTGGCAACCTTGGGAGCACTAGTGCACACATGCTCACGCAACGAAACCGAGCTGAAGGCGATCTTGCAAGTATGGACTGACAAAGGCCTCCATGTCACAGGCTCAGTATGTGATGTTACTTCACGCGCGCAGCGCGAGAAGCTCATAGCTGATGTTTCGTCCAACTTCACAGGAAAACTTGACATTCTG GTAAGTAATGCAGGGACAGGGGTGCCAAAACCAACTGTTGAGTTTACAGAGGAGGAGGCGGCTTTTATCTGGACCACCAACTATGGATCTTGTTTTAACATTTGCCAGCTCGCACACCCTCTCTTGAAAGCTTCAGGTTGTGCAAGTATAGTGATTGTCTCTTCTGTTGCTGGTATTGTTGCCAGTCCTTTGGGAACACCCTATTCTTCAACCAAAG GAGCACTGAATCAACTGGCAAGAAACTTGGCCTGTGAATGGGCAAAGGACAACATCCGCGCCAACTCCGTCACACCATCATTCACCAAAACTCCTCTGGTTCAATCT ATGCTTGAGAATGAGGAAGTTGTAAAATATATACAAGAGCGCACACCACTAATGCGTGTGGCAGAGCCGGAGGAGGTGTCAGGTCTGGTTGCCTTCTTGTGTATGCCTACAGCCTCATACATCACTGGCCAAACTATCTCTGTTGACGGTGGAGTCACAATCAATGGCTTCTTCAATATGCACAAGGACTAG
- the LOC120283040 gene encoding tropinone reductase homolog At5g06060-like isoform X2 translates to MEGLFSRWSLKGKTALVTGGTKGIGFAVVEELATLGALVHTCSRNETELKAILQVWTDKGLHVTGSVCDVTSRAQREKLIADVSSNFTGKLDILVSNAGTGVPKPTVEFTEEEAAFIWTTNYGSCFNICQLAHPLLKASGCASIVIVSSVAGIVASPLGTPYSSTKGALNQLARNLACEWAKDNIRANSVTPSFTKTPLVQSMLENEEVVKYIQERTPLMRVAEPEEVSGLVAFLCMPTASYITGQTISVDGGVTINGFFNMHKD, encoded by the exons ATGGAAGGTTTATTCAGCAGATGGTCTCTGAAGGGGAAGACAGCTCTGGTGACAGGAGGAACAAAAGGGATAGGGTTC GCAGTGGTTGAGGAATTGGCAACCTTGGGAGCACTAGTGCACACATGCTCACGCAACGAAACCGAGCTGAAGGCGATCTTGCAAGTATGGACTGACAAAGGCCTCCATGTCACAGGCTCAGTATGTGATGTTACTTCACGCGCGCAGCGCGAGAAGCTCATAGCTGATGTTTCGTCCAACTTCACAGGAAAACTTGACATTCTG GTAAGTAATGCAGGGACAGGGGTGCCAAAACCAACTGTTGAGTTTACAGAGGAGGAGGCGGCTTTTATCTGGACCACCAACTATGGATCTTGTTTTAACATTTGCCAGCTCGCACACCCTCTCTTGAAAGCTTCAGGTTGTGCAAGTATAGTGATTGTCTCTTCTGTTGCTGGTATTGTTGCCAGTCCTTTGGGAACACCCTATTCTTCAACCAAAG GAGCACTGAATCAACTGGCAAGAAACTTGGCCTGTGAATGGGCAAAGGACAACATCCGCGCCAACTCCGTCACACCATCATTCACCAAAACTCCTCTGGTTCAATCT ATGCTTGAGAATGAGGAAGTTGTAAAATATATACAAGAGCGCACACCACTAATGCGTGTGGCAGAGCCGGAGGAGGTGTCAGGTCTGGTTGCCTTCTTGTGTATGCCTACAGCCTCATACATCACTGGCCAAACTATCTCTGTTGACGGTGGAGTCACAATCAATGGCTTCTTCAATATGCACAAGGACTAG
- the LOC120283040 gene encoding tropinone reductase homolog At5g06060-like isoform X4 — protein sequence MEGLFSRWSLKGKTALVTGGTKGIGKAVVEELATLGALVHTCSRNETELKAILQVWTDKGLHVTGSVCDVTSRAQREKLIADVSSNFTGKLDILVSNAGTGVPKPTVEFTEEEAAFIWTTNYGSCFNICQLAHPLLKASGCASIVIVSSVAGIVASPLGTPYSSTKGALNQLARNLACEWAKDNIRANSVTPSFTKTPLMLENEEVVKYIQERTPLMRVAEPEEVSGLVAFLCMPTASYITGQTISVDGGVTINGFFNMHKD from the exons ATGGAAGGTTTATTCAGCAGATGGTCTCTGAAGGGGAAGACAGCTCTGGTGACAGGAGGAACAAAAGGGATAGG GAAGGCAGTGGTTGAGGAATTGGCAACCTTGGGAGCACTAGTGCACACATGCTCACGCAACGAAACCGAGCTGAAGGCGATCTTGCAAGTATGGACTGACAAAGGCCTCCATGTCACAGGCTCAGTATGTGATGTTACTTCACGCGCGCAGCGCGAGAAGCTCATAGCTGATGTTTCGTCCAACTTCACAGGAAAACTTGACATTCTG GTAAGTAATGCAGGGACAGGGGTGCCAAAACCAACTGTTGAGTTTACAGAGGAGGAGGCGGCTTTTATCTGGACCACCAACTATGGATCTTGTTTTAACATTTGCCAGCTCGCACACCCTCTCTTGAAAGCTTCAGGTTGTGCAAGTATAGTGATTGTCTCTTCTGTTGCTGGTATTGTTGCCAGTCCTTTGGGAACACCCTATTCTTCAACCAAAG GAGCACTGAATCAACTGGCAAGAAACTTGGCCTGTGAATGGGCAAAGGACAACATCCGCGCCAACTCCGTCACACCATCATTCACCAAAACTCCTCTG ATGCTTGAGAATGAGGAAGTTGTAAAATATATACAAGAGCGCACACCACTAATGCGTGTGGCAGAGCCGGAGGAGGTGTCAGGTCTGGTTGCCTTCTTGTGTATGCCTACAGCCTCATACATCACTGGCCAAACTATCTCTGTTGACGGTGGAGTCACAATCAATGGCTTCTTCAATATGCACAAGGACTAG
- the LOC120283040 gene encoding tropinone reductase homolog At5g06060-like isoform X3, whose translation MEGLFSRWSLKGKTALVTGGTKGIGKAVVEELATLGALVHTCSRNETELKAILQVWTDKGLHVTGSVCDVTSRAQREKLIADVSSNFTGKLDILVSNAGTGVPKPTVEFTEEEAAFIWTTNYGSCFNICQLAHPLLKASGCASIVIVSSVAGIVASPLGTPYSSTKGALNQLARNLACEWAKDNIRANSVTPSFTKTPLVQSNEEVVKYIQERTPLMRVAEPEEVSGLVAFLCMPTASYITGQTISVDGGVTINGFFNMHKD comes from the exons ATGGAAGGTTTATTCAGCAGATGGTCTCTGAAGGGGAAGACAGCTCTGGTGACAGGAGGAACAAAAGGGATAGG GAAGGCAGTGGTTGAGGAATTGGCAACCTTGGGAGCACTAGTGCACACATGCTCACGCAACGAAACCGAGCTGAAGGCGATCTTGCAAGTATGGACTGACAAAGGCCTCCATGTCACAGGCTCAGTATGTGATGTTACTTCACGCGCGCAGCGCGAGAAGCTCATAGCTGATGTTTCGTCCAACTTCACAGGAAAACTTGACATTCTG GTAAGTAATGCAGGGACAGGGGTGCCAAAACCAACTGTTGAGTTTACAGAGGAGGAGGCGGCTTTTATCTGGACCACCAACTATGGATCTTGTTTTAACATTTGCCAGCTCGCACACCCTCTCTTGAAAGCTTCAGGTTGTGCAAGTATAGTGATTGTCTCTTCTGTTGCTGGTATTGTTGCCAGTCCTTTGGGAACACCCTATTCTTCAACCAAAG GAGCACTGAATCAACTGGCAAGAAACTTGGCCTGTGAATGGGCAAAGGACAACATCCGCGCCAACTCCGTCACACCATCATTCACCAAAACTCCTCTGGTTCAATCT AATGAGGAAGTTGTAAAATATATACAAGAGCGCACACCACTAATGCGTGTGGCAGAGCCGGAGGAGGTGTCAGGTCTGGTTGCCTTCTTGTGTATGCCTACAGCCTCATACATCACTGGCCAAACTATCTCTGTTGACGGTGGAGTCACAATCAATGGCTTCTTCAATATGCACAAGGACTAG
- the LOC120283039 gene encoding tropinone reductase homolog At5g06060-like, which translates to MEGSFSKWSLKGKTALVTGGTKGIGKAVVEELATLGALVHTCSRNETELKANLQVWTNKGLQVTGSVCDVTSRTQLENLIADVSSIFPGKLDILVNNAGTGVPKPTVEFTEEEATLIWETNYKSCFNLCQLAHPLLKASGCASIVFVSSVAGIVAIPFGTPYASTKGALNQLARNLACEWAKDNIRTNSVTPWFTKTPLVQFVLENEETLKYIQERTPLKRVAEPEDVSSLVAFLCMPAASYITGQTISVDGGFTVNGFFNMHMA; encoded by the exons ATGGAAGGTTCATTCAGCAAATGGTCTCTGAAGGGGAAGACAGCTCTGGTGACAGGAGGAACAAAAGGGATAGG GAAGGCAGTGGTTGAGGAATTGGCAACCTTGGGAGCACTAGTGCACACATGCTCACGCAACGAAACCGAGCTGAAGGCGAACTTGCAAGTATGGACTAACAAAGGCCTCCAAGTCACAGGCTCGGTATGTGATGTTACTTCACGCACGCAGCTCGAGAACCTCATCGCTGATGTCTCGTCCATCTTCCCAGGAAAACTTGACATTCTG GTAAATAATGCAGGGACTGGGGTGCCAAAACCAACTGTTGAGTTTACAGAGGAAGAGGCAACTTTAATCTGGGAAACCAACTATAAATCTTGTTTTAACCTGTGCCAGCTCGCACACCCTCTCTTGAAAGCTTCAGGTTGTGCAAGTATAGTGTTTGTCTCTTCTGTTGCTGGTATTGTTGCCATTCCTTTTGGAACACCCTATGCCTCAACCAAAG GAGCACTGAATCAACTGGCAAGAAACTTGGCCTGTGAATGGGCAAAGGACAACATCCGTACCAACTCCGTCACGCCTTGGTTCACCAAAACTCCTCTGGTTCAATTT GTGCTTGAGAATGAGGAAACCCTAAAATATATACAAGAGCGCACACCTCTCAAGCGTGTGGCAGAGCCGGAGGACGTGTCAAGTCTGGTTGCCTTCTTGTGTATGCCTGCAGCTTCATACATCACTGGCCAGACTATCTCTGTTGATGGTGGATTCACAGTCAATGGCTTCTTCAATATGCACATGGCTTAG